One genomic segment of Tursiops truncatus isolate mTurTru1 chromosome 4, mTurTru1.mat.Y, whole genome shotgun sequence includes these proteins:
- the ASTE1 gene encoding single-strand DNA endonuclease ASTE1 isoform X3: MGIRGLMSFVEDHINEFFTDLKLRDTKIIIDGYALFHRLCFSSNLELRYGGDYDSFTDVVEKFFESLFACKICPYVVLDGGCDISDKKLNTLKDRAREKIQMAHSLSVGGGGYVCPLLIREVFIQVLIKLRVRFVQCFSEADRDIMTLANHWNCPVLSSDSDFCIFDLKSGFCPLNSFQWRNMNTIKGTRDCYIPAKCFSLDALCCHFGNMNKVLLPLFAVLCGNDHVNLPVVETFLSKVENMQRPNAHRISLPIRQVIYGLLVNTPPHPGNVAWDALPPQPPAFSEVERINKNIKTSIVGAVELPKDHSDLSKLTELSLARRQILLLETLKVKQSILDPIPAALKLPIAVSCYWVQHTEAKAKLHHLQALLLGMLMGPLHAMIISPDEEAPQGGGAEMLYEELQRVKAQPGLRLDLDTAHVFCQWQCCLQMGLYLNQLLSTPLPEPDLTRLYSGSLVHGLCQQLLTSASVESLLHVCPEAQQLYEHMFSATRSCAPAELVLPKGKTKKRRQKKRRTPWSENRVGTTLNARSWHEGGNRFELLMVGTLEEHMEAAELE, encoded by the exons ATGGGTATCCGAGGACTAATGAGTTTTGTGGAAGATCATATTAATGAGTTCTTCACAGATTTGAAGTTGCGAGACACAAAAATTATCATCGACGGCTATGCCCTCTTCCACCGGCTTTGCTTCAGTTCAAACTTGGAGCTCCGGTATGGAGGGGACTATGATTCTTTTACAGATGTTGTAGAAAAATTCTTTGAATCACTTTTTGCTTGTAAAATCTGCCCATATGTTGTTTTAGATGGAGGATGTGACATTTCAGATAAAAAGCTTAACACTTTAAAGGATCGAGCTAGGGAGAAGATCCAGATGGCCCATTCCCTTTCTGTTGGCGGGGGTGGGTATGTGTGTCCCTTACTCATCCGGGAAGTATTCATACAGGTTCTGATCAAGCTGCGGGTACGTTTTGTCCAGTGCTTTTCGGAAGCAGATCGGGACATTATGACCCTTGCTAATCACTGGAATTGCCCCGTGTTATCGTCTGATAGTGACTTTTGCATTTTTGACCTGAAAAGTGGGTTTTGCCCATTGAATAGCTTTCAGTGGAGAAACATGAACACTATCAAGGGCACACGAGACTGCTATATCCCTGCCAAGTGCTTTTCCCTTGATGCACTCTGCTGTCACTTCGGCAATATGAACAAAGTTCTGCTGCCTCTCTTCGCGGTGCTGTGTGGAAATGACCACGTTAATCTGCCCGTCGTGGAGACGTTCTTAAGTAAA GTAGAAAACATGCAGCGACCAAACGCCCACAGAATCTCTCTGCCCATCCGGCAAGTCATCTATGGGCTCCTTGTGAATACTCCTCCACATCCGGGAAATGTGGCCTGGGATGCGCTGCCTCCTCAGCCGCCAGCTTTCAGCGAAGTGGAAAggattaataaaaatatcaaaacatcaaTTGTTGGTGCAGTAGAACTGCCCAAGGATCATTCTGACTTAAGCAAATTGACTGAG CTCTCCTTGGCTAGACGGCAGATACTTCTGTTAGAAACGCTGAAAGTGAAACAGAGCATCCTGGACCCAATCCCTGCTGCGTTGAAGTTGCCCATCGCCGTCAGCTGCTACTGGGTGCAGCACACGGAGGCCAAGGCAAAGCTGCATCATTTGCAGGCCTTACTGCTGGGGATGCTGATGGGACCCTTGCATGCCATGATCATCAGCCCTG ATGAGGAAGCTCCACAGGGCGGTGGTGCTGAGATGCTGTATGAAGAGCTGCAGAGAGTGAAGGCACAGCCGGGCCTGAGGCTGGACTTAGACACAGCTCATGTCTTCTGTCAGTGGCAGTGCTGTCTGCAGATGGGGCTGTACCTCAACCAACTGCTGTCCACGCCTCTCCCAGAGCCAGACCTAACTCG ACTGTACAGCGGGAGCCTGGTGCACGGGCTCTGCCAACAACTGCTGACGTCAGCCTCAGTGGAGAGCCTCCTGCACGTGTGTCCTGAGGCCCAGCAACTCTATGAGCATATGTTCAGTGCCACTAGGTCATGTGCCCCTGCTGAACTAGTCCTACCAAagggtaaaacaaaaaaaagaaggcaaaagaaaCGACGTACCCCCTGGTCAGAGAACAGAGTGGGGACCACCTTGAACGCTAGGAGTTGGCATGAGGGAGGCAATCGGTTTGAGCTGTTGATGGTGGGGACCTTGGAGGAGCACATGGAGGCCGCAGAGCTTGAATAA
- the ASTE1 gene encoding single-strand DNA endonuclease ASTE1 isoform X1, translating to MGIRGLMSFVEDHINEFFTDLKLRDTKIIIDGYALFHRLCFSSNLELRYGGDYDSFTDVVEKFFESLFACKICPYVVLDGGCDISDKKLNTLKDRAREKIQMAHSLSVGGGGYVCPLLIREVFIQVLIKLRVRFVQCFSEADRDIMTLANHWNCPVLSSDSDFCIFDLKSGFCPLNSFQWRNMNTIKGTRDCYIPAKCFSLDALCCHFGNMNKVLLPLFAVLCGNDHVNLPVVETFLSKVCLPLGAPSSKGRRHHRVLGLLNWLSRFADPTEALDNVLKHLPRKSRGTVKKLLCGSMGEYLQSQGRLQDFFQHGTYACPDTWNPGLPPWVLAALARGQLSPFISDALVLRRTILHTQVENMQRPNAHRISLPIRQVIYGLLVNTPPHPGNVAWDALPPQPPAFSEVERINKNIKTSIVGAVELPKDHSDLSKLTELSLARRQILLLETLKVKQSILDPIPAALKLPIAVSCYWVQHTEAKAKLHHLQALLLGMLMGPLHAMIISPDEEAPQGGGAEMLYEELQRVKAQPGLRLDLDTAHVFCQWQCCLQMGLYLNQLLSTPLPEPDLTRLYSGSLVHGLCQQLLTSASVESLLHVCPEAQQLYEHMFSATRSCAPAELVLPKGKTKKRRQKKRRTPWSENRVGTTLNARSWHEGGNRFELLMVGTLEEHMEAAELE from the exons ATGGGTATCCGAGGACTAATGAGTTTTGTGGAAGATCATATTAATGAGTTCTTCACAGATTTGAAGTTGCGAGACACAAAAATTATCATCGACGGCTATGCCCTCTTCCACCGGCTTTGCTTCAGTTCAAACTTGGAGCTCCGGTATGGAGGGGACTATGATTCTTTTACAGATGTTGTAGAAAAATTCTTTGAATCACTTTTTGCTTGTAAAATCTGCCCATATGTTGTTTTAGATGGAGGATGTGACATTTCAGATAAAAAGCTTAACACTTTAAAGGATCGAGCTAGGGAGAAGATCCAGATGGCCCATTCCCTTTCTGTTGGCGGGGGTGGGTATGTGTGTCCCTTACTCATCCGGGAAGTATTCATACAGGTTCTGATCAAGCTGCGGGTACGTTTTGTCCAGTGCTTTTCGGAAGCAGATCGGGACATTATGACCCTTGCTAATCACTGGAATTGCCCCGTGTTATCGTCTGATAGTGACTTTTGCATTTTTGACCTGAAAAGTGGGTTTTGCCCATTGAATAGCTTTCAGTGGAGAAACATGAACACTATCAAGGGCACACGAGACTGCTATATCCCTGCCAAGTGCTTTTCCCTTGATGCACTCTGCTGTCACTTCGGCAATATGAACAAAGTTCTGCTGCCTCTCTTCGCGGTGCTGTGTGGAAATGACCACGTTAATCTGCCCGTCGTGGAGACGTTCTTAAGTAAAGTATGTCTTCCTCTTGGGGCTCCCAGTTCTAAGGGGAGGAGACACCACCGGGTGCTGGGACTTCTGAATTGGTTGTCTCGTTTTGCTGACCCTACCGAAGCGTTAGACAACGTTCTGAAACATCTCCCCAGAAAGAGTCGAGGAACCGTGAAGAAGCTTCTCTGTGGCTCCATGGGGGAGTACCTGCAGTCCCAGGGGAGGCTGCAGGACTTCTTCCAGCATGGTACTTACGCCTGCCCAGACACCTGGAATCCGGGTTTACCGCCTTGGGTGCTCGCGGCCTTGGCCAGAGGCCAGCTGTCCCCTTTCATCAGCGATGCTCTGGTGCTGAGACGGACCATTCTCCACACACAGGTAGAAAACATGCAGCGACCAAACGCCCACAGAATCTCTCTGCCCATCCGGCAAGTCATCTATGGGCTCCTTGTGAATACTCCTCCACATCCGGGAAATGTGGCCTGGGATGCGCTGCCTCCTCAGCCGCCAGCTTTCAGCGAAGTGGAAAggattaataaaaatatcaaaacatcaaTTGTTGGTGCAGTAGAACTGCCCAAGGATCATTCTGACTTAAGCAAATTGACTGAG CTCTCCTTGGCTAGACGGCAGATACTTCTGTTAGAAACGCTGAAAGTGAAACAGAGCATCCTGGACCCAATCCCTGCTGCGTTGAAGTTGCCCATCGCCGTCAGCTGCTACTGGGTGCAGCACACGGAGGCCAAGGCAAAGCTGCATCATTTGCAGGCCTTACTGCTGGGGATGCTGATGGGACCCTTGCATGCCATGATCATCAGCCCTG ATGAGGAAGCTCCACAGGGCGGTGGTGCTGAGATGCTGTATGAAGAGCTGCAGAGAGTGAAGGCACAGCCGGGCCTGAGGCTGGACTTAGACACAGCTCATGTCTTCTGTCAGTGGCAGTGCTGTCTGCAGATGGGGCTGTACCTCAACCAACTGCTGTCCACGCCTCTCCCAGAGCCAGACCTAACTCG ACTGTACAGCGGGAGCCTGGTGCACGGGCTCTGCCAACAACTGCTGACGTCAGCCTCAGTGGAGAGCCTCCTGCACGTGTGTCCTGAGGCCCAGCAACTCTATGAGCATATGTTCAGTGCCACTAGGTCATGTGCCCCTGCTGAACTAGTCCTACCAAagggtaaaacaaaaaaaagaaggcaaaagaaaCGACGTACCCCCTGGTCAGAGAACAGAGTGGGGACCACCTTGAACGCTAGGAGTTGGCATGAGGGAGGCAATCGGTTTGAGCTGTTGATGGTGGGGACCTTGGAGGAGCACATGGAGGCCGCAGAGCTTGAATAA
- the ASTE1 gene encoding single-strand DNA endonuclease ASTE1 isoform X2, whose protein sequence is MGIRGLMSFVEDHINEFFTDLKLRDTKIIIDGYALFHRLCFSSNLELRYGGDYDSFTDVVEKFFESLFACKICPYVVLDGGCDISDKKLNTLKDRAREKIQMAHSLSVGGGGYVCPLLIREVFIQVLIKLRVRFVQCFSEADRDIMTLANHWNCPVLSSDSDFCIFDLKSGFCPLNSFQWRNMNTIKGTRDCYIPAKCFSLDALCCHFGNMNKVLLPLFAVLCGNDHVNLPVVETFLSKVCLPLGAPSSKGRRHHRVLGLLNWLSRFADPTEALDNVLKHLPRKSRGTVKKLLCGSMGEYLQSQGRLQDFFQHGTYACPDTWNPGLPPWVLAALARGQLSPFISDALVLRRTILHTQVENMQRPNAHRISLPIRQVIYGLLVNTPPHPGNVAWDALPPQPPAFSEVERINKNIKTSIVGAVELPKDHSDLSKLTELSLARRQILLLETLKVKQSILDPIPAALKLPIAVSCYWVQHTEAKAKLHHLQALLLGMLMGPLHAMIISPDEEAPQGGGAEMLYEELQRVKAQPGLRLDLDTAHVFCQWQCCLQMGLYLNQLLSTPLPEPDLTRDHGSL, encoded by the exons ATGGGTATCCGAGGACTAATGAGTTTTGTGGAAGATCATATTAATGAGTTCTTCACAGATTTGAAGTTGCGAGACACAAAAATTATCATCGACGGCTATGCCCTCTTCCACCGGCTTTGCTTCAGTTCAAACTTGGAGCTCCGGTATGGAGGGGACTATGATTCTTTTACAGATGTTGTAGAAAAATTCTTTGAATCACTTTTTGCTTGTAAAATCTGCCCATATGTTGTTTTAGATGGAGGATGTGACATTTCAGATAAAAAGCTTAACACTTTAAAGGATCGAGCTAGGGAGAAGATCCAGATGGCCCATTCCCTTTCTGTTGGCGGGGGTGGGTATGTGTGTCCCTTACTCATCCGGGAAGTATTCATACAGGTTCTGATCAAGCTGCGGGTACGTTTTGTCCAGTGCTTTTCGGAAGCAGATCGGGACATTATGACCCTTGCTAATCACTGGAATTGCCCCGTGTTATCGTCTGATAGTGACTTTTGCATTTTTGACCTGAAAAGTGGGTTTTGCCCATTGAATAGCTTTCAGTGGAGAAACATGAACACTATCAAGGGCACACGAGACTGCTATATCCCTGCCAAGTGCTTTTCCCTTGATGCACTCTGCTGTCACTTCGGCAATATGAACAAAGTTCTGCTGCCTCTCTTCGCGGTGCTGTGTGGAAATGACCACGTTAATCTGCCCGTCGTGGAGACGTTCTTAAGTAAAGTATGTCTTCCTCTTGGGGCTCCCAGTTCTAAGGGGAGGAGACACCACCGGGTGCTGGGACTTCTGAATTGGTTGTCTCGTTTTGCTGACCCTACCGAAGCGTTAGACAACGTTCTGAAACATCTCCCCAGAAAGAGTCGAGGAACCGTGAAGAAGCTTCTCTGTGGCTCCATGGGGGAGTACCTGCAGTCCCAGGGGAGGCTGCAGGACTTCTTCCAGCATGGTACTTACGCCTGCCCAGACACCTGGAATCCGGGTTTACCGCCTTGGGTGCTCGCGGCCTTGGCCAGAGGCCAGCTGTCCCCTTTCATCAGCGATGCTCTGGTGCTGAGACGGACCATTCTCCACACACAGGTAGAAAACATGCAGCGACCAAACGCCCACAGAATCTCTCTGCCCATCCGGCAAGTCATCTATGGGCTCCTTGTGAATACTCCTCCACATCCGGGAAATGTGGCCTGGGATGCGCTGCCTCCTCAGCCGCCAGCTTTCAGCGAAGTGGAAAggattaataaaaatatcaaaacatcaaTTGTTGGTGCAGTAGAACTGCCCAAGGATCATTCTGACTTAAGCAAATTGACTGAG CTCTCCTTGGCTAGACGGCAGATACTTCTGTTAGAAACGCTGAAAGTGAAACAGAGCATCCTGGACCCAATCCCTGCTGCGTTGAAGTTGCCCATCGCCGTCAGCTGCTACTGGGTGCAGCACACGGAGGCCAAGGCAAAGCTGCATCATTTGCAGGCCTTACTGCTGGGGATGCTGATGGGACCCTTGCATGCCATGATCATCAGCCCTG ATGAGGAAGCTCCACAGGGCGGTGGTGCTGAGATGCTGTATGAAGAGCTGCAGAGAGTGAAGGCACAGCCGGGCCTGAGGCTGGACTTAGACACAGCTCATGTCTTCTGTCAGTGGCAGTGCTGTCTGCAGATGGGGCTGTACCTCAACCAACTGCTGTCCACGCCTCTCCCAGAGCCAGACCTAACTCG TGACCACGGATCCCTATAA